A DNA window from Aspergillus nidulans FGSC A4 chromosome V contains the following coding sequences:
- a CDS encoding uncharacterized protein (transcript_id=CADANIAT00003570) has product MPTNPFLVPPRTSSINVRTGDAGNNRRDHKTRSMHKAQKILGTMDIALDNDYHRPPDKRASRSAGYLNARETTHQHEDEQEASRPASVRVQSSSPQLSQEYRDQADSTSAFAQLSRKLHLPGSSSGMNARSGSRGNADPSASPGKDHAAAADSRTVPEGGLNPAFKQPKGPMKDTKRKGRPPRIDLSLLFPKPQTNTTTLLSPQRMVTSPSAVSFTSELPAEHHTLKAYKSESRLAGKRLTKAPPRQRALSRPEENMLPLDDLSSQTAPQRPPSVYNPTMERTVRTTDMDRALMKNLDAAPTPRSPERAFNYNQMNFSLRGREQLLRCDSSFATDKSGESAHSSQRTLRDPALAKALKDGPELEPSPFHFGLPDRAPRSKGNSMSKKSSRSTLKNRDLTTSSVLCLSSSEDEDDEPQPAKSQSVPAKNRRDSVSTYGGYEAEICTAAAAHTIRGTLRSVERPSSSTTKSSRASSKHLRAPPLANGNNQSRRSSGTPAPLEPDFLHSDPIFDQSKVQTRASGLSQKEVNRRSRLIAVTRQEERLLDLMRQRQGKITPSILNENIDVDRRSMFSNFSGPSRNSYYCTDTSFLRLSACIPPDSARASQVTMKYKDTAALTPTATDFEADETATKSVPSPQASLSSKSLPSPATTSTSPLTPTLPIHRFSPLPSQKPPPRLPPPPIPDLQRSHSRRRTDSSGAIVLDNPTEDTRQSGEFPVWALGWANDNNNLTASVSLHYSLVMVNTLHVR; this is encoded by the exons ATGCCGACTAATCCTTTCCTCGTCCCACCGCGGACCTCGAGCATCAATGTTCGTACCGGCGACGCTGGCAACAATCGGAGAGACCACAAGACCCGTTCTATGCACAAGGCCCAGAAGATCTTAGGGACTATGGATATTGCCCTCGATAACGACTACCATAGACCACCGGATAAGAGAGCTAGTAGAAGCGCCGGATACCTGAATGCACGGGAGACTACACATCAGCATGAGGATGAACAGGAAGCATCGCGTCCCGCGAGCGTCCGGGTTCAATCATCCTCGCCGCAGCTTAGCCAGGAGTATCGAGACCAAGCTGATTCGACTTCGGCTTTCGCGCAGCTGTCCAGGAAACTACACCTACCCGGGTCATCCTCTGGCATGAATGCTCGATCTGGTTCGCGAGGGAATGCCGATCCAAGCGCCAGCCCCGGTAAAGACCATGCCGCGGCCGCCGATAGTCGGACTGTTCCGGAGGGCGGACTGAATCCAGCATTCAAACAACCCAAAGGACCAATGAAGGACACCAAACGGAAAGGGAGACCTCCAAGGATTGATCTTTCTTTGCTGTTTCCTAAACCCCAAACAAACACTACAACTCTTCTTTCCCCGCAGCGAATGGTTACATCACCGTCCGCTGTCTCTTTCACTTCCGAACTCCCTGCCGAGCATCACACCTTGAAGGCATACAAATCGGAAAGCCGTCTGGCTGGAAAGAGACTCACCAAGGCGCCGCCTCGCCAAAGAGCACTCAGCCGCCCGGAGGAAAATATGCTACCGCTCGATGACCTTTCAAGTCAGACGGCTCCACAGCGCCCTCCATCCGTGTATAACCCTACCATGGAACGGACAGTTCGTACCACCGATATGGACCGCGCCCTTATGAAGAACCTCGATGCCGCGCCAACGCCACGATCTCCGGAACGTGCATTCAATTATAACCAGATGAATTTCAGTCTGCGCGGCAGAGAACAACTCCTGAGATGTGACTCCAGCTTCGCGACAGATAAGTCTGGAGAATCAGCACATTCGTCTCAGCGAACTTTACGTGACCCTGCGTTGGCCAAAGCTCTGAAAGACGGCCCTGAACTTGAGCCTTCGCCATTCCATTTTGGCCTGCCCGATAGGGCTCCCCGAAGCAAAGGCAACTCCATGTCCAAGAAGAGTAGCAGAAGCACTCTGAAAAACCGAGACTTGACCACCTCGAGTGTGCTTTGCCTTTCCTcctctgaagatgaagatgacgaaccGCAGCCCGCCAAGTCCCAGTCCGTGCCGGCCAAAAACAGGAGGGATAGTGTCAGTACATATGGTGGTTACGAGGCTGAAATAtgcactgctgctgctgcgcatACTATCAGAGGAACATTGAGAAGTGTAGAACGGCCCTCTTCGAGCACTACTAAGAGTTCACGTGCCAGTTCGAAGCatcttcgagctcctccCTTGGCTAATGGAAACAATCAGTCACGCCGTTCAAGCGGCACTCCGGCCCCCCTCGAACCTGATTTCCTGCACAGCGACCCGATTTTCGATCAAAGCAAGGTCCAGACAAGAGCTTCGGGGTTGTCACAGAAAGAGGTCAACAGGAGAAGCCGCCTTATAGCCGTGACCAGGCAGGAAGAGCGCCTTCTGGACTTGATGAGACAACGACAGGGCAAGATTACCCCGAGCATTCTCAACGAAAATATCGATGTCGATCGTCGGTCGATGTTCTCGAATTTCTCGGGCCCTTCTCGAAACTCATACTACTGCACCGACACCTCGTTTTTACGTCTTAGTGCTTGCATTCCTCCCGATTCGGCACGTGCAAGTCAAGTCACGATGAAATATAAGGATACAGCCGCCTTGACTCCAACGGCTACAGACTTTGAAGCTGACGAGACAGCCACAAAGTCTGTCCCGTCACCGCAGGCCAGCTTATCCTCAAAGagccttccttctcctgctaCCACTTCTACGTCCCCTCTTACGCCAACCCTTCCTATTCACCGCTTCTCGCCCCTACCGTCTCAAAAACCTCCCCCGCGTCTACCTCCCCCTCCCATTCCCGACCTTCAAAGAAGCCACTCGAGAAGACGTACAGACAGCAGCGGCGCAATTGTTCTGGATAACCCTACCGAGGATACCAGACAGAGCGGCGAATTTCCTGTCTGGGCACTGGGATGGGCTAATGACAACAATAATCTGACCGCG TCTGTCTCGCTCCACTACTCACTAGTCATGGTCAATACTTTGCATGTACGGTGA
- a CDS encoding putative UDP-galactose transporter (transcript_id=CADANIAT00003571) has protein sequence MGESVQRRSSGPGAAWKHGSWVLLTIQYTTFVLLVHYSRMMPPTGGKRYLTSTAVFFNEVVKLAISLTLALYEVSKSAPPSVPATSLLSTLAAAIFSGDSWKLAIPAALYTLANSLQYIALSNLPAATFQTSYQLKIVVTSVFSLVLLQRSVPLRKWGLILLLIAGVALVNVPVITSDELSLDNGATHFDFPRSLEEWKSVKLQGQGLRKRSATYEGIEEDILTATPSMDRIVGILATLGSCAASGLSGVYFEKVMRDSAKSTSLWVRNVQIAVYSIFPALFIGVVFLDGEKIANGGVFEGYNWVVWATIIVQALGGIATPFFVGPAFADARNVASATTIILTSLGSVWLFDFEPTVTYLVGTFAVLVATYLCELPSSDPKLRPPPIRVARYEKESKSDQASPSSSSPQEISIKLPTTPFLSDAGISTSRPTSPGVTRSGASRSSNGGYF, from the exons ATGGGCGAAAGTGTCCAGCGACGGTCATCAGGGCCGGGGGCGGCTTGGAAGCATGGCTCTTGGGTGCTG TTGACTATACAATATACCACTTTTGTGCTG TTAGTACACTATTCTCGAATGATGCCCCCTACCGGCGGCAAACGATACCTTACATCGACTGCCGTGTTCTTTAACGAGGTTGTGAAACTCGCCATTTCCCTGACGCTGGCGCTTTATGAAGTCTCCAAATCCGCACCTCCGTCGGTGCCCGCGACATCCCTCCTCTCCACTTTAGCTGCGGCTATTTTCTCCGGTGACAGCTGGAAATTAGCCATTCCGGCTGCTCTATATACGCTGGCCAATTCGCTACAATATATTGCGCTATCGAATTTACCTGCGGCGACATTCCAGACCTCGTACCAGTTAAAAATCGTCGTGACTTCTGTGTTTAGCCTCGTACTGCTGCAGAGAAGTGTTCCTCTGCGCAAATGGGGACTGATACTTCTACTGATTGCAGGCGTCGCCCTTGTTAATGTTCCTGTTATCACCTCGGATGAGCTCTCGCTCGATAATGGAGCGACGCATTTCGACTTCCCGCGGTCTCTTGAGGAGTGGAAGTCGGTTAAACTCCAAGGTCAGGGTTTGCGCAAGCGCTCTGCGACGTATGAGGGAATCGAAGAGGATATTTTGACTGCGACTCCGTCTATGGATCGGATTGTCGGCATCCTTGCTACTCTCGGATCCTGTGCTGCTTCTGGTTTGTCCGGAGTATACTTCGAGAAGGTTATGCGGGATAGTGCAAAGTCTACGTCGCTCTGGGTTCGCAACGTGCAGATTGCGGTCTATTCTATTTTTCCGGCGCTGTTCATTGGTGTAGTGTTCCTGGATGGCGAGAAAATCGCTAATGGTGGAGTGTTTGAGGGGTACAACTGGGTGGTTTGGGCTACTATCATTGTGCAAGCTCTTGGAGGAATTGCGACGCCATTCTTTGTTGGGCCGGCCTTCGCGGATGCTAGAAATGTCGCTTCAGCTACCACGATCATCTTGACTTCACTTGGCAGTGTCTGGCTATTCGACTTTGAGCCGACCGTGACT TACCTCGTCGGCACTTTTGCAGTTCTTGTGGCTACATATCTTTGTGAGCTCCCAAGCTCAGACCCTAAGCTCCGCCCACCGCCAATCCGCGTCGCGCGCTATGAGAAGGAAAGCAAGAGTGACCaggcttctccatcttcttcatctccccAAGAAATCTCCATCAAGCTCCCGACTACACCCTTCTTGTCCGACGCGGGAATATCTACATCGCGACCCACGTCCCCAGGCGTTACGAGGTCCGGTGCCTCAAGGTCTTCAAACGGCGGGTACTTTTAA